In a single window of the Panthera leo isolate Ple1 chromosome A1, P.leo_Ple1_pat1.1, whole genome shotgun sequence genome:
- the PDCD6 gene encoding programmed cell death protein 6 isoform X5, with protein sequence MFDRENKAGVNFSEFTGVWKYITDWQNVFRTYDRDNSGMIDKNELKQALSGFGYRLSDQFHDILIRKFDRQGRGQIAFDDFIQGCIVLQRLTDIFRRYDTDQDGWIQVSYEQYLSMVFSIV encoded by the exons ATGTTCGACCGAGAGAACAAGGCTGGCGTGAACTTCAGCGAGTTCACTGGCGTCTGGAAGTACATCACAGACTGGCAGAACGTCTTCCGCACCTATGACAGGGACAACTCTGGGATGATTGACAAGAACGAGCTCAAGCAAGCCCTCTCAGGTTTTG GGTACCGGCTCTCTGACCAGTTTCACGACATCCTCATTCGCAAGTTTGACAGACAAGGGCGGGGGCAGATCGCGTTTGATGACTTCATCCAGGGCTGCATCGTCTTGCAG AggttgacagatatattcaggcGTTATGATACGGATCAGGACGGCTGGATTCAGGTGTCATATGAACAATATCTGTCCATGGTCTTCAGCATCGTATGA